A genomic region of Dreissena polymorpha isolate Duluth1 chromosome 4, UMN_Dpol_1.0, whole genome shotgun sequence contains the following coding sequences:
- the LOC127878520 gene encoding uncharacterized protein LOC127878520: MPMVLPFLFQLHWLQMFGVEPSINVPVINVTLSEGDLDVLPFSVDFLEEHKVSDVQIAPEVTLPTKRIGQLSGRETILDCEITAYPHGLAYWMKDNDEIDLTRKEKKYEVEMYSGTEDSTKKTLSLRVKNIEHGDYGEYTCYAQNRIGRDQDSMILYDYSINTKPKTTTQQPRLIYPTPQITNNIPLKPGQQQIFSVNGPGTSSGNTGFNGGDRKGSQHPRPVDKGPNNHYQPSEETLPLGSRTGSTSVTSRVHVIGLITSLFLTLLR; the protein is encoded by the exons TGTTTGGCGTTGAGCCAAGTATCAACGTCCCCGTTATCAACGTGACGTTATCGGAGGGTGACCTGGACGTGTTACCTTTCTCCGTGGACTTCCTTGAAGAACATAAGGTTAGTGATGTCCAAA TCGCACCGGAAGTTACGTTGCCGACGAAACGAATCGGCCAATTATCGGGCCGCGAGACTATACTAGACTGCGAGATCACGGCATACCCGCACGGCCTCGCTTACTGGATGAAGGATAACGACGAGATTGACCTCACACGGAAGGAGAAAAAATACGAG GTGGAGATGTATAGTGGTACAGAGGACAGCACAAAGAAAACACTCAGTCTGCGAGTAAAAAATATTGAACACGGTGACTATGGCGAATACACTTGCTATGCGCAAAATAGAATTGGAAGAGACCAAGACTCCATGATTCTATATG ATTATTCGATAAATACGAAGCCGAAAACCACTACGCAACAGCCTCGATTGATTTATCCTACTCCCCAAATAACGAACAATATCCCACTTAAGCCCGGCCAACAACAAATCTTTAGCGTGAATGGACCCGGAACCAGCTCCGGCAATACGGGCTTTAACGGCGGCGATCGGAAAGGGAGCCAGCATCCCAGACCTGTGGATAAAGGCCCTAACAATCACTATCAACCTA GCGAGGAAACGTTACCGTTGGGATCAAGAACAGGATCCACtagtgtgacgtcacgcgttcaTGTCATCGGCCTTATAACGTCATTGTTTCTAACCCTTCTTCGATAG